One stretch of Microbacterium terrae DNA includes these proteins:
- a CDS encoding serine/threonine-protein kinase — protein sequence MASRLPSAPPILPGLAYIRPLGSGGFADVFLYEQDMPRRNVAVKVMPSDVRDPELRRMFNAEADVLAHLSAHPAIVTVYQASISADGRPYIVMEFCPGSLSQRYRLERIPVPEVLNIGVRMASALESAHRAGLVHRDVKPSNILVTTFGTPVLADFGISSSLMHRSDSEVLAMSVPWSAPEVIAEQTPGTVASEVWSLGATVYSLLAGHSPFERRERGQNTKELLRKRIARATYTPIARADVPESLQTLLAASMSRDPARRHGSAREFAEALRAVQTELGLSATPLEIPEDDWAASAPVDFSDSAMRGPARSQIVREDRRKLRTTSGVAGLARDEDTEFSAPSRQRAKAMPLVVGVIAGAVVTAAAIVGALLLTGTLG from the coding sequence GTGGCATCACGGCTTCCCTCCGCGCCCCCGATCCTTCCCGGGCTGGCGTACATCCGCCCCCTCGGGTCGGGCGGATTCGCCGACGTCTTCCTCTACGAGCAGGACATGCCTCGCCGCAACGTCGCGGTGAAGGTGATGCCGAGCGACGTCCGCGACCCCGAGCTGCGGCGCATGTTCAACGCCGAGGCCGACGTGCTCGCCCACCTGTCGGCGCATCCGGCCATCGTCACCGTCTACCAGGCGAGCATCTCGGCCGACGGCCGGCCGTACATCGTGATGGAGTTCTGCCCGGGGTCGCTCTCGCAGCGGTACCGGCTCGAGCGCATCCCGGTGCCCGAGGTGCTGAACATCGGCGTTCGCATGGCGAGCGCACTCGAGTCGGCCCACCGCGCGGGCCTCGTGCACCGCGACGTCAAGCCCAGCAACATCCTCGTCACCACCTTCGGCACCCCGGTGCTCGCAGACTTCGGAATCTCGTCGTCGCTCATGCACCGCAGCGACTCCGAGGTGCTGGCGATGTCGGTGCCGTGGAGCGCCCCCGAGGTCATCGCCGAGCAGACGCCCGGCACCGTCGCGAGCGAGGTGTGGAGCCTCGGCGCCACCGTCTACTCGCTGCTCGCGGGTCACAGCCCGTTCGAGCGTCGCGAGCGCGGCCAGAACACCAAGGAGCTGCTGCGCAAGCGCATCGCGCGGGCGACGTACACGCCCATCGCGCGCGCCGACGTGCCCGAGAGCCTGCAGACGCTGCTCGCCGCGTCGATGAGCCGCGACCCCGCTCGCCGGCACGGTTCGGCGCGTGAATTCGCCGAGGCGCTGCGCGCCGTGCAGACCGAGCTCGGTCTGTCGGCGACGCCTCTCGAGATCCCCGAGGACGACTGGGCGGCATCCGCGCCGGTCGACTTCTCGGACTCGGCGATGCGCGGACCGGCGCGGTCGCAGATCGTGCGGGAGGACCGGCGGAAGCTGCGCACCACGTCGGGCGTCGCGGGCCTCGCGCGCGATGAGGACACCGAGTTCTCGGCCCCGTCGCGGCAGCGGGCGAAGGCGATGCCGCTCGTCGTCGGGGTCATCGCCGGGGCTGTGGTCACTGCGGCGGCGATCGTCGGCGCGCTGCTGCTCACAGGGACGCTCGGATGA